From a single Paenibacillus sp. FSL W8-0426 genomic region:
- a CDS encoding YheC/YheD family protein produces the protein MMSRQLASKWLKTETLLKYPAAAAHIPRTVAFNAPNLRQMLRTYGMVYVKPIVGAGGYGVIRVSAHGGVYRYKYKRTTRSYSSYKRMYRSLLRVKAKRKYLIQQGIHLATIHGRAVDYRVKVVKTERGWTFRSMVGRWARRGLCVTNLSRGGTMLNGRTALKHSLPHVSTARKRREMRLLTLTCTQIMESRFPGIGELGFDYGLDYSGKIWILEVNTRPQ, from the coding sequence ATCATGTCGAGACAACTTGCAAGCAAATGGTTAAAAACAGAAACGCTGTTGAAGTATCCGGCTGCTGCTGCGCACATCCCCCGGACCGTAGCGTTCAATGCCCCGAATTTGCGACAGATGCTCCGAACGTATGGAATGGTATATGTGAAACCGATCGTGGGGGCAGGGGGCTACGGCGTCATTCGGGTGTCCGCACACGGTGGCGTATACCGTTATAAATATAAGAGAACGACGCGTTCTTATTCAAGCTACAAAAGGATGTACCGTTCGCTTTTGCGGGTAAAGGCTAAACGAAAATATTTGATTCAACAGGGTATTCACCTCGCTACCATTCATGGAAGAGCCGTGGACTACAGGGTGAAGGTCGTCAAAACCGAGCGTGGATGGACGTTTCGTTCCATGGTGGGCCGATGGGCCCGGCGCGGCCTGTGCGTGACCAATCTGAGCAGGGGTGGAACTATGCTAAATGGAAGAACGGCTTTGAAGCACTCCTTGCCGCATGTGTCCACTGCACGAAAACGGCGGGAAATGCGCTTGCTTACACTGACCTGTACCCAAATCATGGAGAGCCGCTTTCCAGGAATAGGAGAGCTTGGATTTGACTACGGCCTGGATTATTCAGGGAAAATATGGATTTTGGAAGTGAACACCAGACCTCAATAA
- a CDS encoding Ppx/GppA family phosphatase — protein MNQKGTLGIIDIGSNSIRLVIYEMDAEGAYRIIHEDKYAARLSSVVEKDGRILRSSLDTAMTVLQQFKATCDAFRTSRIHAAATAAIRNAANADQIIGWLEEGTGLEIECVSGDREAYYGFLGVIQSIGLNDGYVVDIGGGSTEISVFRNRERLHSISLPIGAVNSHARYGNEDRWTESHIESLRSEIVQALSGQEWISQYAGLPLIGLGGTMRTLAKMEQKRTQYSLPVTHHYEISAAAMDAMYESMPQLTSAQRKKIPGLAKDRADIIVPGIIILRTVFELIQGDRYVVSGAGLRDGILRDLLAPFYPLAPTALEDSVRNFLHFGPAMPTDRLKCVYEDSLTLYRALYGKEPSPEDDRILYVASMLHGAGKQINYFRYSQHSAYWIMNAGIYGLSHRETVLSALVADYHPKKRTNQLLQKHKDILLASDDHHAHHLGSIVQAAQVIHRAGRISSMTATQKNGSLQMNFTCTAEPLLELKGLEDAMKDLEDAWKITSAYSILPASKE, from the coding sequence ATGAATCAAAAAGGAACTCTCGGCATTATCGACATCGGCTCCAATTCCATTCGCCTCGTCATCTATGAGATGGATGCAGAAGGCGCTTATCGAATCATTCATGAGGATAAATATGCGGCAAGATTAAGCAGCGTGGTTGAAAAAGATGGACGGATTTTGCGTTCTTCATTGGACACCGCCATGACTGTACTGCAGCAATTCAAGGCAACGTGTGACGCATTTCGCACGAGCAGAATTCACGCAGCCGCTACGGCAGCCATTCGGAATGCAGCTAACGCCGATCAGATCATCGGGTGGCTGGAGGAGGGAACCGGGCTTGAAATCGAATGCGTATCCGGAGACCGTGAAGCTTATTACGGTTTTCTCGGAGTGATCCAGTCGATTGGCCTGAACGACGGGTACGTCGTCGATATCGGCGGAGGCAGCACGGAAATTTCTGTTTTCCGCAATCGGGAACGGCTGCATAGCATCTCTTTGCCCATCGGTGCCGTGAACTCCCATGCCCGCTACGGGAATGAAGACCGCTGGACGGAAAGCCATATCGAAAGCCTGCGCAGCGAAATCGTCCAGGCCCTCAGCGGGCAGGAATGGATAAGCCAATACGCCGGACTTCCCCTGATCGGCCTGGGAGGTACCATGCGTACACTTGCCAAAATGGAGCAGAAGCGGACGCAATATTCGTTGCCGGTCACGCATCATTACGAGATTAGCGCTGCGGCGATGGATGCCATGTACGAGTCCATGCCGCAGCTGACCTCGGCCCAGCGTAAAAAGATCCCGGGATTGGCCAAAGACCGGGCCGATATCATCGTGCCTGGCATCATCATTTTGCGCACGGTATTCGAACTGATTCAAGGAGACCGTTACGTCGTCAGCGGAGCGGGCTTGCGCGACGGAATTTTACGCGATTTGCTGGCTCCATTCTATCCCTTGGCGCCGACGGCACTGGAAGATAGTGTCCGCAATTTCCTTCATTTCGGTCCAGCTATGCCAACCGATCGGCTGAAATGCGTATACGAGGACTCTCTTACCCTGTACCGTGCTTTATACGGCAAGGAGCCGTCGCCCGAAGATGACCGCATTTTGTACGTGGCCTCGATGCTGCATGGCGCCGGCAAACAGATCAATTACTTCCGATACAGCCAGCACTCTGCATATTGGATCATGAATGCCGGCATTTACGGACTTTCACACCGGGAAACCGTGTTATCCGCATTGGTCGCCGACTATCATCCGAAGAAAAGAACGAATCAACTGCTGCAAAAACACAAGGACATCTTGCTTGCATCGGACGATCACCATGCGCACCATCTTGGCTCCATCGTGCAAGCAGCCCAAGTCATTCATCGTGCCGGGCGTATATCGTCCATGACGGCAACGCAAAAAAACGGCTCGCTGCAGATGAATTTCACCTGTACAGCCGAGCCGTTACTCGAATTGAAAGGTTTGGAAGATGCCATGAAGGATCTGGAAGACGCATGGAAAATCACGTCAGCATATTCGATTCTTCCGGCTTCCAAGGAATGA